In one window of Myotis daubentonii chromosome 13, mMyoDau2.1, whole genome shotgun sequence DNA:
- the PDLIM1 gene encoding PDZ and LIM domain protein 1 isoform X2 has translation MEKLGPAPGDGKVAWFLLLPRAEPGVTPGSKAAIANLCIGDIITAIDGENTSNMTHLEAQNKIKGCVDNMTLTVSRSEHKVWSPLVTEEGKRHPYKMNLASEPQEVLHIGSAHNRSAMPFTASPASGSAPRVITNQYNNPSGLYSSENISSFNSALEAKTAAGGPETNGRGLEHSQSPSGLVIDKESEVYKMLQEKQELNEPPKQSTSFLVLQEILESEEKGDPNKPSGFRSVKAPVTKVAASIGNAQKLPMCDKCGTGIVGVFVKLRDHHRHPECYVCTDCGTNLKQKGHFFVEDQIYCEKHARERVTPPEGYDVVTVFPK, from the exons ATGGAAAAATTGGGGCCTGCTCCTGGGGATGGGAAAGTGGCCTGGTTTCTGCTGCTTCCTCGAGCCGAACCTGGG GTTACTCCCGGAAGCAAGGCTGCTATAGCTAATTTATGTATTGGAGATATAATTACAGCCATCGATGGGGAAAATACCAGCAATATGACGCACTTGGAAGCTCAGAACAAAATCAAGGGCTGTGTAGACAACATGACTCTCACAGTATCCAG ATCTGAACATAAAGTCTGGTCTCCTCTCGTGACAGAGGAGGGGAAACGTCATCCCTACAAGATGAACTTAGCCTCTGAACCGCAA GAGGTCCTGCACATAGGAAGTGCCCACAACCGGAGCGCCATGCCCTTCACCGCCTCGCCTGCCTCCGGCTCTGCCCCCAGGGTCATCACAAACCAGTACAACAACCCCTCCGGCCTCTACTCCTCTGAAAACATCTCCAGCTTCAACAGCGCTTTGGAGGCAAAGACGGCAGCCGGCGGGCCAGAGACGAACGGCAGAGG CTTAGAGCACTCTCAGTCTCCAAGCGGACTCGTCATCGACAAAGAATCCGAAGTTTACAAGATGCTTCAGGAGAAACAGGAGTTAAATGAGCCCCCGAAACAGTCCACGTCATTCCTGGTGTTGCAGGAGATCCTGGAATCGGAGGAGAAAG GGGATCCCAACAAGCCCTCGGGATTCAGAAGTGTGAAAGCTCCGGTCACCAAAGTGGCTGCATCGATTGGAAATGCCCAGAAGTTGCCCATGTGTGACAAATGCGGCACCGGCATCGT CGGCGTGTTCGTGAAGCTGCGGGACCACCACCGCCACCCTGAGTGTTACGTGTGCACCGACTGTGGCACAAACCTGAAGCAGAAGGGCCATTTCTTTGTGGAAGATCAAATCTACTGTGAAAAGCACGCCCGAGAGCGGGTCACCCCACCGGAAGGCTACGACGTGGTTACTGTGTTCCCCAAGTGA
- the PDLIM1 gene encoding PDZ and LIM domain protein 1 isoform X1, whose translation MTTEQIVLQGPGPWGFRLVGGKDFEQPLAISRVTPGSKAAIANLCIGDIITAIDGENTSNMTHLEAQNKIKGCVDNMTLTVSRSEHKVWSPLVTEEGKRHPYKMNLASEPQEVLHIGSAHNRSAMPFTASPASGSAPRVITNQYNNPSGLYSSENISSFNSALEAKTAAGGPETNGRGLEHSQSPSGLVIDKESEVYKMLQEKQELNEPPKQSTSFLVLQEILESEEKGDPNKPSGFRSVKAPVTKVAASIGNAQKLPMCDKCGTGIVGVFVKLRDHHRHPECYVCTDCGTNLKQKGHFFVEDQIYCEKHARERVTPPEGYDVVTVFPK comes from the exons ATGACCACCGAGCAAATAGTTCTCCAGGGCCCGGGGCCATGGGGCTTCCGCCTCGTGGGGGGCAAGGACTTCGAGCAGCCTCTCGCCATTTCCCGG GTTACTCCCGGAAGCAAGGCTGCTATAGCTAATTTATGTATTGGAGATATAATTACAGCCATCGATGGGGAAAATACCAGCAATATGACGCACTTGGAAGCTCAGAACAAAATCAAGGGCTGTGTAGACAACATGACTCTCACAGTATCCAG ATCTGAACATAAAGTCTGGTCTCCTCTCGTGACAGAGGAGGGGAAACGTCATCCCTACAAGATGAACTTAGCCTCTGAACCGCAA GAGGTCCTGCACATAGGAAGTGCCCACAACCGGAGCGCCATGCCCTTCACCGCCTCGCCTGCCTCCGGCTCTGCCCCCAGGGTCATCACAAACCAGTACAACAACCCCTCCGGCCTCTACTCCTCTGAAAACATCTCCAGCTTCAACAGCGCTTTGGAGGCAAAGACGGCAGCCGGCGGGCCAGAGACGAACGGCAGAGG CTTAGAGCACTCTCAGTCTCCAAGCGGACTCGTCATCGACAAAGAATCCGAAGTTTACAAGATGCTTCAGGAGAAACAGGAGTTAAATGAGCCCCCGAAACAGTCCACGTCATTCCTGGTGTTGCAGGAGATCCTGGAATCGGAGGAGAAAG GGGATCCCAACAAGCCCTCGGGATTCAGAAGTGTGAAAGCTCCGGTCACCAAAGTGGCTGCATCGATTGGAAATGCCCAGAAGTTGCCCATGTGTGACAAATGCGGCACCGGCATCGT CGGCGTGTTCGTGAAGCTGCGGGACCACCACCGCCACCCTGAGTGTTACGTGTGCACCGACTGTGGCACAAACCTGAAGCAGAAGGGCCATTTCTTTGTGGAAGATCAAATCTACTGTGAAAAGCACGCCCGAGAGCGGGTCACCCCACCGGAAGGCTACGACGTGGTTACTGTGTTCCCCAAGTGA